In Tessaracoccus flavus, the following are encoded in one genomic region:
- a CDS encoding ABC transporter ATP-binding protein, whose protein sequence is MIEFDSVSKVYPDGTVAVDNFSLTIPSHTTMVLLGSSGCGKTTLMRMVNRMVDPTSGQVRIDGDDVLSRDPVQLRRSIGYVLQSAGLLPHRTVGDNVATVPRLRGVPRRQALADAAQLLERVGLDPALAARYPGQLSGGQQQRVGVARALATDPNILLMDEPFGAVDPIVRRELQDELLRLQAELGKTIVFVTHDVDEAFRLGDQVAVLRPGADIAQLGTPAEILAEPADQFVRTFIGADRAERQLSVVTAHGRTLVVDGDGKALGVVT, encoded by the coding sequence GTGATTGAGTTCGACAGCGTCTCCAAGGTCTATCCGGACGGCACCGTCGCGGTCGACAACTTCTCGCTGACCATCCCCTCCCACACGACGATGGTGCTGCTGGGCTCCTCCGGGTGCGGCAAGACCACCCTCATGCGGATGGTCAACCGGATGGTGGACCCCACGTCCGGTCAGGTCCGCATCGACGGCGATGACGTGCTCTCCCGCGACCCCGTGCAGCTGCGTCGGTCGATCGGCTACGTGCTCCAGAGCGCCGGGCTGCTCCCCCACCGCACCGTCGGCGACAACGTCGCCACCGTTCCGCGTTTGCGGGGCGTTCCCCGACGCCAGGCCCTCGCCGACGCAGCGCAGCTGCTCGAGCGGGTCGGGCTCGATCCTGCCCTCGCAGCGCGATACCCAGGGCAACTGTCCGGAGGCCAGCAGCAACGGGTGGGCGTGGCCCGCGCCCTGGCCACCGACCCGAACATCCTCCTGATGGACGAACCGTTCGGCGCGGTGGACCCCATCGTCCGCCGCGAGCTTCAGGACGAGCTGCTCCGGCTCCAGGCTGAGCTCGGCAAGACGATCGTGTTCGTCACCCACGACGTCGACGAGGCCTTCCGGCTGGGCGATCAGGTGGCGGTGCTCAGGCCGGGCGCCGACATCGCTCAGCTCGGCACGCCCGCCGAGATCCTCGCCGAACCCGCCGATCAGTTCGTCCGCACCTTCATCGGCGCCGATCGCGCCGAGCGTCAGCTGAGCGTGGTCACCGCGCACGGGCGAACACTCGTCGTCGACGGCGACGGCAAGGCCCTGGGCGTGGTCACGTGA
- a CDS encoding ROK family protein, which produces MYPVLEVGGTHVTAALVDLAPPHVAHAERVEIDSSADAETLLKSFTAAVAGLGDEARAKPLVVAIPGPFDYDRGIGDFEGVAKFGSLRGVRVGDELARRLGSGSVTFLNDVTAYGIGQYELLGRPRRMVALTLGTGVGSVFLQDGSPVTAGPGVPPNGWVYLLEHDGRPIEETFSRRAIIAAHAAASGQELDVHEIADQARSGDPTAVHTLSAAYASLAETLAPYLIAFETDLLVVGGSIARSWDLILRWFEPSVMSHFHHLDVQAPRILPGAVGETAALIGAARYGAGAATRR; this is translated from the coding sequence ATGTACCCCGTGCTGGAGGTCGGTGGCACGCATGTCACCGCCGCCCTCGTCGACCTTGCCCCGCCCCACGTCGCGCACGCCGAACGGGTCGAGATCGACAGTTCCGCTGACGCGGAGACGCTCCTCAAGTCGTTCACCGCGGCCGTCGCCGGGCTGGGCGACGAGGCGCGCGCAAAGCCTCTCGTCGTCGCGATACCCGGCCCCTTCGACTACGACCGGGGCATCGGCGACTTCGAGGGAGTGGCGAAGTTCGGGTCTCTGCGCGGCGTACGGGTCGGTGACGAGTTGGCCCGACGACTGGGGAGCGGGTCGGTGACGTTCCTCAACGATGTGACGGCATACGGGATTGGCCAGTACGAGTTGCTCGGTCGACCGCGACGCATGGTGGCGCTGACCCTGGGCACCGGCGTCGGGTCGGTCTTCCTCCAGGACGGTAGCCCCGTGACGGCCGGGCCCGGCGTCCCACCCAACGGTTGGGTCTATCTTCTGGAACACGACGGCCGGCCTATTGAGGAGACTTTTTCGCGTCGCGCGATCATCGCAGCCCACGCAGCCGCGAGCGGGCAGGAGCTGGACGTGCACGAGATCGCTGATCAGGCGCGCTCCGGCGATCCGACTGCCGTCCACACCCTCTCTGCTGCCTACGCCTCGCTCGCGGAGACCCTCGCGCCCTACCTGATCGCTTTCGAGACCGACCTTCTCGTGGTCGGGGGTTCCATCGCCAGATCGTGGGACCTGATCCTGCGGTGGTTCGAGCCGTCGGTCATGTCCCACTTCCACCATCTGGATGTCCAGGCACCCCGGATCCTCCCAGGCGCGGTCGGCGAGACAGCGGCGCTCATCGGGGCCGCACGCTACGGCGCGGGAGCGGCAACGCGGCGGTGA
- a CDS encoding glycine betaine ABC transporter substrate-binding protein, translated as MSRRFTLPVALVSVLALASCGGGDPLSTSEPDGSQPSQTIVVGSQDYYSNEIIAEAYAQALEAEGYTVDRQFRIGQREAYLPEIESGAIDLFPEYTGPLLQYWSPEPEERLSDEVYEALEGVVPDGLRVLDQSEATDQDSYTVTRAFADEWDLEQVSDLANVDTPLTLGANSEAESRPNGPQGLKDVYGVDAAFTPIEDGGGPLTVKALNDGDIQLAIIYTADPTIQENDLVSLEDDKGLFLASHVVPLASDDVDDAAASVINEVSDAMSAEDLVSLNARSVQEQLPAADIARDWLADEGLVD; from the coding sequence ATGAGCAGACGCTTCACCCTCCCCGTTGCCCTTGTCTCCGTCCTGGCCCTGGCCAGCTGCGGCGGCGGCGATCCGCTGTCCACCAGTGAGCCCGACGGTAGTCAGCCGAGCCAGACGATCGTCGTCGGCTCCCAGGACTACTACTCCAACGAGATCATCGCCGAGGCCTACGCGCAGGCATTGGAGGCCGAGGGGTACACCGTCGACCGCCAGTTCCGGATCGGGCAGCGCGAGGCATACCTCCCCGAGATCGAGTCGGGCGCGATCGACCTCTTCCCCGAGTACACCGGGCCGCTGCTCCAGTACTGGTCGCCGGAGCCGGAGGAGCGCCTGTCCGACGAGGTCTACGAGGCGCTCGAGGGGGTCGTCCCGGACGGACTGCGTGTGCTGGACCAGTCCGAGGCGACCGACCAAGACTCCTACACCGTGACCCGCGCCTTCGCCGACGAGTGGGATCTGGAGCAGGTCAGCGACCTCGCCAACGTCGACACCCCGCTGACCCTGGGCGCGAACTCCGAGGCGGAGTCGCGGCCCAACGGCCCGCAGGGCCTGAAGGATGTCTACGGCGTCGACGCAGCGTTCACCCCGATCGAAGACGGCGGCGGCCCGCTGACCGTCAAGGCACTGAACGACGGCGACATCCAACTGGCCATCATCTACACCGCCGACCCCACCATCCAGGAGAACGACCTGGTTTCCCTCGAGGACGACAAGGGGCTGTTCCTCGCCTCCCACGTCGTGCCACTCGCCAGCGACGACGTCGACGACGCCGCCGCTTCCGTCATCAACGAGGTGAGCGACGCGATGAGCGCCGAGGATCTCGTCTCGCTCAACGCCCGCAGCGTGCAGGAGCAGCTACCCGCGGCCGACATCGCCCGTGACTGGCTGGCCGACGAGGGCCTCGTCGACTGA
- a CDS encoding class I mannose-6-phosphate isomerase, protein MQAAQPNYDTDPRLPQPTGTPVFVGDDVWAELAAAASRTDRAVVVVDCYPGVDEEAVHRALEGVFEHVINVPDQAAKPIDDIDALIASNLGDDRVFGFMTHHNLADLYDAERLEALRHRVAEREGPVVLVGWGAALAAPEPDLMVLADMPRWEIQLRMRAGLPNWRSANHDEDILRKYKRGFFVEWRMADRHKKQLYDSLDYLLDTTTDEPKLITGDTFRSALDQAVTRPFRVVPYFDPGVWGGHWMQEVLGLDGDVPNYAWAFDCVPEENSLALDIDGVRVEMPSMNLVLRKPIELLGPGTFARFGADFPIRFDFLDTMGGGNLSLQVHPLTGYIQEKFGMKYTQDESYYLLDVGEDGGVYLGRKPGADFDEMFDALERAQRGESTFPDEKFVNRFPSKKHDHVLIPAGTIHCSTRNTMVLEISATSYIFTFKMWDWDRVGLDGRPRPVHLHHARPNVQWDRDKEWVERNLINRIELLDEGDGYRIERTGLHELEFINTVRHWFSVPTLRDTRSTVHVINLVEGRAAIVESPTGAFEPYEVHYAETFIVPAAVGEYTIRPADGVGECATLTAFVRGTDFPRSVTGEDLRFTGRTD, encoded by the coding sequence ATGCAAGCCGCTCAGCCGAATTACGACACTGACCCGCGTCTCCCCCAGCCGACCGGCACCCCGGTCTTCGTCGGCGACGACGTCTGGGCTGAGCTGGCCGCGGCCGCATCGCGGACGGATCGCGCCGTCGTCGTCGTCGACTGCTACCCCGGGGTGGACGAGGAGGCCGTGCACCGGGCACTGGAGGGCGTCTTCGAGCACGTGATCAACGTCCCCGACCAGGCGGCGAAGCCGATCGACGACATCGACGCTCTGATAGCGAGCAACCTCGGCGACGACCGCGTCTTCGGCTTCATGACCCACCACAACCTGGCTGATCTGTACGACGCCGAGCGCCTCGAAGCGTTGCGGCATCGGGTTGCGGAGAGAGAGGGACCCGTGGTGCTGGTCGGTTGGGGGGCCGCCCTGGCGGCTCCGGAGCCGGACCTCATGGTGCTCGCCGACATGCCCCGCTGGGAGATCCAGCTGCGCATGCGGGCGGGCTTGCCCAATTGGCGCTCGGCCAACCACGACGAGGACATCCTGCGCAAGTACAAGCGCGGCTTCTTCGTGGAGTGGCGCATGGCCGATCGCCACAAGAAGCAGCTGTACGACAGCCTGGACTACCTCCTGGACACGACCACGGACGAGCCCAAACTGATCACCGGCGACACCTTCCGCTCGGCCCTCGATCAGGCGGTCACGCGCCCCTTCCGCGTGGTGCCGTACTTCGACCCCGGAGTCTGGGGTGGCCACTGGATGCAGGAGGTCCTCGGTCTGGACGGCGACGTGCCCAACTACGCATGGGCGTTCGACTGCGTGCCGGAGGAGAACTCTCTGGCGCTGGACATCGACGGCGTCCGTGTAGAGATGCCGTCGATGAACCTGGTGCTGCGCAAGCCGATCGAGTTGTTGGGGCCGGGCACCTTCGCCCGGTTCGGGGCCGACTTCCCCATCCGGTTCGACTTCCTCGACACCATGGGTGGCGGCAACCTCTCCCTCCAGGTGCATCCGTTGACCGGATACATCCAGGAGAAGTTCGGGATGAAGTACACCCAGGATGAGAGCTACTACCTGCTCGACGTCGGTGAGGACGGAGGGGTCTACCTCGGCCGCAAGCCCGGCGCGGACTTCGACGAGATGTTCGACGCGTTGGAGAGGGCCCAGCGCGGCGAAAGCACGTTTCCCGACGAGAAGTTCGTCAACAGGTTCCCCTCGAAGAAGCACGACCACGTGTTGATCCCCGCGGGGACCATCCACTGCTCGACGCGCAACACGATGGTGCTGGAGATCTCCGCCACCTCCTACATCTTCACCTTCAAGATGTGGGACTGGGACCGGGTCGGACTCGACGGCAGGCCCCGCCCCGTCCACCTGCATCATGCCCGCCCGAACGTCCAGTGGGATCGCGACAAGGAGTGGGTCGAGAGGAATCTCATCAACCGAATCGAGCTGCTGGACGAGGGAGACGGCTACCGGATCGAACGCACCGGCCTGCACGAACTCGAGTTCATCAACACGGTGCGCCACTGGTTCAGCGTTCCGACCCTGCGGGACACGAGGTCGACGGTGCACGTCATCAACCTGGTCGAGGGGCGCGCGGCCATCGTGGAGAGCCCGACCGGGGCGTTCGAGCCGTACGAGGTGCACTACGCCGAAACCTTCATCGTGCCTGCCGCCGTCGGCGAGTACACGATCAGGCCCGCGGACGGCGTCGGCGAATGTGCGACGCTTACCGCGTTCGTCAGGGGCACCGACTTTCCGCGATCCGTCACCGGCGAGGATCTGCGCTTCACCGGCCGCACCGACTGA
- the nadE gene encoding ammonia-dependent NAD(+) synthetase has protein sequence MRPLQKLIVQEFGVKPEIDPAEEVEARIQFLADYLTATGTAGYVLGISGGLDSTLAGRLAQSAVERVRQEGREATFVAIRLPYRIQHDEADAVEAMDFVAADREVTFNIGDAVDAFESEYSASVGREISDFNKGNVKARLRMVAQYAVAGDNRMLVIGTDHGAESVMGFFTKFGDGGADILPLFGLNKRQNRHLLRHLGAPERIWAKVPTADLLDDKAGQPDEVELGISYDHIDDYLEGREVPDAAAERIEQVWWRSRHKRTVPVTITDGWWREQYPGGDRG, from the coding sequence ATGAGACCGCTCCAGAAGCTCATCGTCCAAGAGTTCGGCGTCAAGCCGGAGATTGACCCCGCAGAGGAGGTTGAGGCCCGCATCCAGTTCCTCGCGGACTACCTCACGGCGACGGGAACCGCCGGATACGTGCTGGGGATCTCCGGCGGGCTGGACTCGACCCTGGCGGGTCGCCTCGCCCAATCCGCCGTCGAACGGGTACGGCAGGAGGGGCGCGAGGCCACCTTCGTCGCCATACGTCTGCCCTATCGCATCCAGCACGACGAGGCGGACGCCGTAGAGGCGATGGACTTCGTTGCCGCCGACCGTGAGGTGACGTTCAACATCGGCGACGCCGTCGACGCGTTCGAGTCGGAGTATTCGGCCTCGGTCGGACGTGAGATCAGCGACTTCAACAAGGGCAACGTCAAGGCGCGCCTCCGCATGGTGGCGCAGTACGCGGTGGCCGGAGACAACCGGATGCTGGTGATCGGGACCGATCACGGTGCCGAGTCAGTGATGGGATTCTTCACCAAGTTCGGCGACGGCGGCGCCGACATCCTGCCGTTGTTCGGACTCAACAAGAGGCAGAACCGCCACCTGCTGCGCCACCTCGGCGCCCCGGAGAGGATATGGGCCAAAGTCCCGACCGCCGACCTCCTGGACGATAAGGCGGGGCAGCCCGACGAGGTGGAGCTCGGCATCTCGTACGACCACATCGACGACTATCTCGAGGGCCGGGAGGTGCCGGACGCGGCGGCCGAGCGGATCGAGCAGGTCTGGTGGCGCAGTCGGCACAAGCGGACCGTCCCCGTGACGATCACCGACGGTTGGTGGCGCGAGCAGTATCCGGGAGGCGACCGTGGGTGA
- a CDS encoding LacI family DNA-binding transcriptional regulator gives MDRPRGSTTKKPTLKNVAELAGVSPMTASRVVAGGDGVSPAMVRRVQAAVKTLGYSRNEAARLMRPGQRSGLLGVIITNIDNPYYAQVLLGIESAAQEAGRLIITGISHNDPRLEAQLVKDLVARQIEGLIVVPASTDAPHLSRAAAAGMPIVLASRSIDQGGVDTVLVDDIDGVRAVLSDKLRQGEHPMAFIGGPDSIATAARRYRGFALAHADAGLDIRPDLVERLPAEREPVMAATRRLLDLDQPPRAFFTTNNRYTVHVLRVLLQERNRWATWEDRPPLVGFDSFELADLVPYPLTLIEHDARAMGRIAGELALRRIDHRDSTPPMTTTLPSVGVVVGQRE, from the coding sequence ATGGATCGGCCCCGGGGCTCAACGACCAAGAAGCCCACGCTCAAGAACGTCGCCGAACTCGCGGGCGTCTCCCCTATGACAGCCTCCCGGGTGGTCGCCGGCGGCGACGGGGTCTCCCCCGCGATGGTGCGTCGGGTCCAGGCTGCGGTCAAGACGCTGGGCTACTCGCGCAACGAGGCCGCCCGGCTGATGCGCCCGGGCCAGCGCTCCGGGCTACTCGGGGTGATCATCACGAACATCGACAATCCCTACTACGCCCAGGTGCTCCTCGGGATCGAGTCGGCTGCGCAGGAGGCCGGCCGGCTCATCATCACCGGCATCTCCCACAACGACCCCCGCCTCGAGGCCCAGCTGGTGAAGGACCTTGTCGCCCGGCAGATCGAGGGGCTCATCGTCGTGCCTGCCAGCACCGACGCCCCCCACCTCAGCCGCGCGGCCGCGGCAGGCATGCCCATCGTCCTGGCGTCCCGGTCCATCGACCAGGGCGGCGTCGACACGGTGCTCGTGGACGACATCGACGGCGTGCGGGCGGTCCTGTCCGACAAACTTCGCCAGGGCGAACACCCGATGGCCTTCATCGGCGGACCGGATTCGATCGCCACAGCCGCACGGAGGTACCGCGGCTTTGCGCTCGCCCACGCCGACGCCGGGCTCGACATCCGTCCAGATCTGGTGGAGCGGCTCCCCGCCGAGAGAGAACCGGTGATGGCGGCCACCCGGAGGCTCCTCGACCTCGACCAACCGCCACGCGCATTCTTCACCACCAACAACCGCTACACCGTCCACGTGCTCCGCGTCCTGCTCCAGGAGCGCAACCGCTGGGCGACATGGGAGGACAGGCCACCGCTCGTGGGCTTCGACTCCTTCGAGCTGGCGGACCTCGTGCCCTACCCGCTGACGCTCATCGAGCACGACGCCCGCGCCATGGGGAGAATCGCCGGCGAACTCGCACTTCGACGGATCGACCATCGCGACAGCACGCCCCCCATGACCACGACGCTCCCCTCCGTCGGCGTCGTGGTCGGGCAACGCGAATAG
- a CDS encoding mechanosensitive ion channel family protein, translated as MIDLPPITWQMVLTGLAVVLAGILVSYVARFLAARLLSLRDRSPSSVRVFSQVIQVVIIILTVAAAMTVVFPSVKPVDVLGGITIISLAAGIAFQTVLGNMFAGMVILARDRFRVGDQIRIFDHAGTVSEMGLSHTSLRTFDGRLVVIPNSALHSELVTVQTGYERVRSTVNVDLDDAVDLGKAREVALEAMKCIPSVLEDPAPDALLREIGTATVRMELRFWSGARQLETRTAQDAVIQSVVEAFRTHDVKSGDEVVTVKLVSGVPGAPQTPAG; from the coding sequence ATGATCGATCTTCCGCCCATCACCTGGCAGATGGTGCTCACAGGGTTGGCTGTGGTGCTGGCCGGCATCCTGGTCAGCTATGTGGCCCGGTTCCTCGCAGCACGTCTGTTGTCGCTGCGTGACCGGAGCCCGAGTTCTGTGCGCGTGTTCTCGCAGGTCATTCAGGTAGTCATCATCATCCTGACCGTCGCGGCCGCTATGACGGTGGTCTTCCCCAGCGTCAAACCGGTTGACGTGCTCGGTGGTATCACGATCATCTCTCTGGCCGCCGGTATCGCGTTCCAGACTGTGCTAGGGAACATGTTCGCCGGGATGGTGATCCTCGCCCGCGACCGCTTCCGGGTGGGCGACCAGATCCGCATCTTCGATCACGCCGGGACAGTCAGCGAGATGGGGCTCTCCCACACCTCGCTGCGGACCTTCGACGGGCGTCTGGTGGTGATCCCGAACTCGGCCCTGCATTCCGAACTCGTGACGGTCCAGACCGGGTATGAGCGCGTTCGCTCCACCGTCAACGTCGACCTCGACGACGCCGTCGACCTCGGGAAGGCGAGGGAGGTGGCGCTGGAAGCGATGAAGTGCATCCCCTCCGTGCTCGAGGATCCGGCGCCAGATGCGTTGCTGCGCGAGATCGGCACCGCGACGGTGCGGATGGAGCTGCGCTTCTGGTCGGGCGCGCGACAGCTTGAGACTCGAACGGCCCAGGATGCGGTCATCCAGAGCGTGGTGGAGGCGTTCCGCACCCACGACGTCAAGTCGGGCGACGAGGTGGTGACGGTCAAGCTCGTCTCGGGAGTCCCCGGTGCGCCTCAGACCCCGGCCGGGTAG
- a CDS encoding ABC transporter permease — translation MNLFADAAAWLADPANWTGPSGLPTRLLEHLLITAAAVCIAAAVAIPAGLLVGHTGRGAGVVGAVAGGARAIPSLGLLTLFGLWLGIGLEAPLLTLVVLALPSLLAGTYSGVQAIDSSIPAAARAVGHSPAQVLLTVEVPLALPVILGGLRAATLQVVATATLAAYTADFGLGRYLFAGLKSRDYPQMLGGSLVVIVLALALEILFAVFQRIASRKAWPGRTQTRALATG, via the coding sequence GTGAACCTCTTCGCCGACGCCGCGGCGTGGCTCGCCGACCCCGCGAACTGGACCGGCCCATCCGGGCTGCCCACGCGCCTCCTGGAGCACCTGCTCATCACGGCCGCTGCGGTCTGCATCGCAGCCGCCGTGGCGATCCCCGCGGGGCTGCTGGTGGGCCACACCGGGCGCGGGGCCGGCGTCGTCGGAGCGGTGGCAGGCGGCGCGCGGGCCATCCCCTCACTCGGGCTGCTGACCTTGTTCGGGCTGTGGCTCGGCATCGGGTTGGAGGCTCCGCTGCTGACTCTCGTGGTGCTCGCGCTGCCATCGTTGTTGGCCGGCACCTATTCGGGGGTCCAGGCGATCGACTCGAGCATCCCGGCGGCGGCGCGCGCCGTCGGCCACTCACCCGCGCAGGTGCTGCTCACCGTGGAGGTGCCGCTTGCGCTGCCCGTCATCCTCGGCGGCCTCCGCGCTGCGACGCTCCAGGTGGTGGCCACGGCGACGCTGGCTGCCTACACGGCCGATTTCGGCCTCGGGCGCTACCTCTTCGCGGGGCTCAAGAGCCGCGACTACCCGCAGATGCTCGGAGGCAGCCTCGTCGTCATCGTCTTGGCGCTCGCGCTCGAGATCCTCTTCGCAGTCTTCCAGCGGATCGCCTCCCGCAAAGCCTGGCCTGGTCGGACGCAGACAAGGGCGCTAGCCACCGGGTAG
- a CDS encoding ABC transporter permease, whose translation MTWLTYNWGWALELLWAHLLLAVPAIVASVLISVPLGRLAHRRPRAGGTVLGFASLLYAIPALPLLIVIPALTGTSIRSSATMIIALTIYGVALLVRSAADAFSSVDTTVSDAAVAIGHSPRSVFWRVELPLAVPVIVAGTRVVTVSTVGLVTIGALVGVPNLGTLLTDGFQRGITAEVVTGVVLTVVLALVLDALLLAVGRALTPWRRTPARVKPTAVTA comes from the coding sequence GTGACCTGGCTCACCTACAACTGGGGGTGGGCCCTCGAACTGCTGTGGGCACATCTCCTGCTCGCGGTGCCGGCGATCGTCGCGAGCGTGCTCATCTCCGTGCCGCTCGGCCGGCTCGCGCACCGCCGCCCGCGAGCGGGCGGGACCGTCCTCGGGTTCGCGAGCCTCCTGTACGCCATCCCCGCGCTGCCGCTGCTCATCGTGATCCCGGCCCTGACCGGCACGTCGATCCGTTCGTCCGCCACCATGATCATCGCGCTGACCATCTACGGAGTCGCCCTGCTCGTCCGCTCGGCTGCAGACGCCTTCTCCTCGGTCGACACGACGGTGAGCGACGCAGCCGTCGCCATCGGGCACTCTCCGCGCAGCGTGTTCTGGCGCGTCGAGCTGCCGCTTGCCGTGCCCGTGATCGTTGCGGGGACGCGCGTGGTGACCGTGTCGACGGTCGGGCTCGTCACCATCGGCGCGCTGGTCGGGGTGCCGAACCTCGGCACGCTGCTCACCGACGGCTTCCAGCGCGGCATCACCGCAGAGGTGGTCACGGGGGTCGTGCTCACCGTCGTGCTGGCCCTGGTGCTGGATGCGCTGCTGCTGGCGGTCGGGCGTGCGCTGACCCCCTGGCGACGGACACCTGCCCGCGTGAAGCCCACGGCGGTGACGGCGTGA
- a CDS encoding DUF4185 domain-containing protein — protein MKYRPLTTKAAAGLAALALTSTGVMVFGQTATAAPATTQRECSLVQEELVVTSAEPNDRTEQFANYGDTSGRWVGADSTYSVQLKDGSTAWLFSDTVLGTVVDGALDMDTLGFINNSIVLERGGELGPTVTGGTEADPQAIFGPPAADSWYWLGAGYAAPNGDLQIGINRYDKFGPGQWDWAWDHTAIGTVDPKTWEVTDVTTVDVDSNVQWTSWYERTQGKTYIYGVDDQGALKQAHVARVAGHDISRVDKWEYWTGSEWSRDAADSAPILDHVANEFSVTEFRDGYLLVTHDTSELFSSKVVAYTSCDPTGPFVNKTHLFSTPETGLWGSYGDPNVFTYNSHVHPQFSDDDTLLVSYNVNTFDNEHIFDDVTIYRPRFWTVTVADSETTN, from the coding sequence ATGAAGTACCGACCACTCACCACCAAGGCAGCTGCCGGCCTGGCTGCGCTGGCGCTGACCAGCACCGGCGTCATGGTGTTCGGCCAGACGGCCACGGCGGCCCCGGCGACGACCCAACGCGAATGTTCCCTCGTCCAGGAGGAGCTTGTCGTGACGTCCGCTGAGCCCAACGACAGGACCGAGCAGTTCGCCAACTACGGCGACACGTCGGGCCGCTGGGTGGGTGCCGACTCCACCTACTCGGTGCAACTCAAGGACGGATCAACGGCCTGGCTCTTCTCCGACACGGTCCTCGGCACCGTCGTCGACGGCGCCCTGGACATGGACACGCTCGGCTTCATCAACAACTCGATCGTCCTGGAGCGCGGCGGGGAGCTGGGGCCCACCGTGACCGGCGGCACCGAGGCCGACCCGCAGGCGATCTTCGGGCCTCCGGCGGCGGACTCCTGGTACTGGCTGGGTGCCGGCTACGCGGCACCCAACGGTGACCTGCAGATCGGCATCAACCGCTACGACAAGTTCGGCCCTGGACAGTGGGACTGGGCCTGGGACCACACCGCCATCGGCACCGTCGATCCCAAGACATGGGAAGTCACGGACGTGACGACGGTCGACGTCGACTCCAACGTGCAGTGGACCTCCTGGTACGAGCGAACCCAGGGCAAGACCTACATCTACGGCGTCGATGATCAGGGGGCACTGAAGCAGGCGCACGTCGCCCGCGTGGCCGGGCACGACATCTCCCGCGTCGACAAGTGGGAGTACTGGACGGGCTCCGAGTGGAGCCGAGACGCGGCGGACTCTGCGCCGATCCTCGACCACGTCGCCAACGAGTTCTCGGTCACCGAGTTCCGCGACGGCTACCTGCTGGTGACCCACGACACCTCCGAGCTCTTCTCGAGCAAGGTCGTGGCCTACACCTCCTGCGATCCGACCGGGCCGTTCGTCAACAAGACCCACCTGTTCTCCACCCCTGAGACCGGGCTCTGGGGGTCGTACGGCGATCCGAACGTCTTCACGTACAACTCGCACGTCCATCCGCAGTTCAGCGACGACGACACGTTGCTGGTGAGCTACAACGTCAACACGTTCGACAACGAGCACATCTTCGACGACGTGACGATCTACCGCCCCCGATTCTGGACCGTCACCGTGGCGGACTCCGAGACCACCAACTGA